From a single Brassica oleracea var. oleracea cultivar TO1000 chromosome C5, BOL, whole genome shotgun sequence genomic region:
- the LOC106343142 gene encoding lysophospholipid acyltransferase 1: MISMDMNSMAASIGVSVAVLRFLQCFVAMIPVSFFWRIVPSRLGKHIYAAASGVFLSYLSFGFSSNLHFLVPMTIGYASMAMYRPKCGIISFFLGFAYLIGCHVFYMSGDAWKEGGIDSTGALMVLTLKVISCAVNYNDGMLKEEGLREAQKKNRLIEMPSLIEYFGYCLCCGSHFAGPVYEMKDYLQWTEGTGIWDSSEKRKQPSPYLATLRAIFQAGICMALYLYLVPQFPLTRFTEPVYQEWGFWKKFGYQYMAGQTARWKYYFIWSISEASIIISGLGFSGWTDDASPKPKWDRAKNVDILGVELAKSAVQIPLVWNIQVSTWLRHYVYERLVKSGKKAGFFQLLGTQTVSAVWHGLYPGYMMFFVQSALMIAGSRVIYRWQQAISPKLAILRSIMVFINFLYTVLVLNYSAVGFMVLSLHETLTAYGSVYYIGTIIPVGLILLSYVVPAKPSRPKPRKEE; this comes from the exons ATGATATCGATGGACATGAATTCGATGGCTGCTTCGATCGGCGTATCGGTCGCCGTCCTCCGCTTCCTCCAATGCTTCGTCGCCATGATCCCCGTCTCCTTCTTCTGGCGAATCGTTCCGAGTCGACTCGGCAAGCACATCTACGCCGCCGCTTCAGGCGTATTCCTCTCTTACCTCTCCTTCGGCTTCTCCTCAAATCTCCACTTCCTCGTTCCGATGACGATCGGATACGCTTCCATGGCGATGTATCGACCCAAGTGTGGAATCATCAGTTTCTTCCTCGGCTTCGCTTATCTCATCGGCTG TCATGTGTTTTACATGAGTGGTGATGCGTGGAAAGAAGGTGGCATCGACTCCACTG GAGCGTTAATGGTGTTAACGCTGAAGGTTATCTCATGTGCGGTTAATTACAATGATGGGATGTTGAAGGAGGAAGGCTTACGTGAAGCTCAGAAGAAGAACAGACTGATCGAGATGCCGTCTTTGATCGAGTACTTTGGTTACTGTCTCTGTTGCGGTAGCCATTTCGCTGGTCCTGTTTACGAAATGAAAGATTATCTCCAATGGACAGAGGGAACAGGA ATTTGGGATAGTTCCGAGAAAAGAAAGCAGCCATCGCCTTATTTAGCTACACTGCGAGCTATCTTCCAAGCTGGGATTTGCATGGCTCTGTATCTCTATCTAGTCCCTCAGTTCCCGTTGACTCGGTTCACTGAACCAGTGTACCAAGAATGGGGGTTTTGGAAGAAGTTTGGTTACCAGTACATGGCGGGACAGACGGCTCGCTGGAAGTATTACTTCATCTGGTCGATCTCGGAGGCTTCTATTATCATCTCTGGTTTGGGTTTCAGTGGCTGGACTGATGATGCTTCGCCAAAACCCAAATGGGACCGTGCCAAGAACGTGGACATCCTCGGTGTAGAACTTGCTAAGAGCGCGGTTCAGATTCCGCTTGTGTGGAACATACAAGTCAGCACCTGGCTCCGTCACT ACGTGTATGAGAGACTTGTGAAGAGTGGGAAGAAAGCAGGTTTCTTTCAGTTACTAGGTACACAAACCGTCAGTGCGGTTTGGCAT GGACTGTATCCTGGTTACATGATGTTCTTTGTTCAATCAGCTTTGATGATTGCTGGCTCAAGAG TTATTTACCGATGGCAACAAGCTATCAGTCCGAAACTAGCAATCCTGAGAAGTATCATGGTGTTCATCAACTTTCTTTACACCGTCTTGGTTCTCAACTACTCAGCCGTTGGTTTCATG GTTTTAAGCTTGCACGAAACGCTCACTGCCTACGGGAGCGTATATTACATTGGAACAATCATACCTGTTGGATTGATTCTCCTCAGCTACGTGGTTCCTGCGAAGCCCTCTCGGCCAAAGCCACGTAAAGAGGAATAA
- the LOC106293014 gene encoding dehydration-responsive element-binding protein 1F-like, with the protein MDNNDEIMLAEMTPKRRAGRRVFKETRHPVYRGIRRRNGDKWVCEVREPIHQRRIWLGTYPTAEMAARAHDVAAYALRGRSACLNFADSAWRLPVPESTDPDVIRRVAAEAAEMFRPTEYESGITVLPSYGDEVDLAFGSGSGSGSEERNLHGYVEQEEEEVSTTMMRLATEPLMSPPRSYMEGMTSNTYMEEDMSYQDMSLWSYNY; encoded by the coding sequence ATGGATAACAACGATGAGATTATGCTGGCGGAGATGACGCCGAAGAGGCGTGCGGGACGGAGAGTGTTCAAGGAGACACGTCACCCAGTTTACAGAGGAATACGGCGGAGGAACGGCGACAAATGGGTCTGCGAAGTCCGAGAGCCGATCCACCAGCGCCGCATTTGGCTCGGGACTTATCCCACGGCGGAGATGGCAGCGCGTGCACACGACGTGGCGGCTTATGCTCTGCGCGGGAGATCCGCGTGTTTGAATTTCGCCGACTCTGCCTGGCGGCTTCCGGTACCGGAATCAACCGATCCCGATGTCATCAGGAGAGTCGCGGCGGAAGCTGCGGAGATGTTCAGGCCGACGGAATACGAGAGCGGAATTACGGTTTTGCCCTCTTACGGGGATGAGGTGGACTTGGCTTTTGGTTCTGGTTCTGGTTCGGGATCGGAGGAGAGGAATTTGCATGGGTATGTGGAACAAGAAGAAGAAGAGGTTTCCACGACGATGATGAGACTCGCGACGGAGCCGTTAATGTCGCCGCCGAGATCGTACATGGAAGGCATGACTTCTAATACTTACATGGAAGAAGACATGTCTTACCAAGATATGTCACTGTGGAGTTACAACTATTAA
- the LOC106292668 gene encoding bifunctional dTDP-4-dehydrorhamnose 3,5-epimerase/dTDP-4-dehydrorhamnose reductase-like, protein MRDPNSLFLFFAGEIFNQFTTERMGAEANGSSSSLNFLIYGRTGWIGGILGKLCAAQGIPYTYGSGRLEDRRSLVADLDSVKPSHVFNAAGVTGRPNVDWCESHKVETIRTNVVGTLTLADVCKERGLVLINYATGCIFEYDSGHPLGSGLGFKEEDTPNFTGSFYSKTKAMVEELLKNYENVCTLRVRMPISSDLSNPRNFITKITRYEKVVDIPNSMTILDELLPISLEMAKRNLTGIWNFTNPGVVSHNEILEMYREFVDPSFTWKNFTLEEQAKVIVAPRSNNELDATKLKTEFPEMLSIKESLVKFVFEPNKKTEIKG, encoded by the exons ATGAGAGATCCCAACAGTCTCTTCTTATTCTTCGCCGGCGAAATCTTCAATCAATTCACGACGGAGAGAATGGGAGCGGAAGCAAACGGCTCATCGTCATCTCTCAACTTCCTAATCTACGGCCGTACAGGCTGGATCGGCGGTATTCTCGGCAAGCTCTGCGCAGCTCAGGGAATCCCTTACACTTACGGCTCAGGCCGTCTCGAGGATCGCCGTTCCCTCGTCGCCGATCTTGATTCCGTCAAGCCGAGCCATGTGTTCAACGCCGCGGGAGTCACCGGACGACCGAACGTAGACTGGTGCGAGTCCCACAAGGTGGAGACCATCCGTACGAACGTCGTCGGAACTCTGACTCTAGCCGACGTTTGCAAGGAGAGAGGCCTCGTGCTGATCAACTACGCCACGGGTTGTATATTCGAGTACGACTCGGGTCATCCTCTCGGGTCGGGTCTCGGGTTTAAGGAAGAGGACACCCCTAACTTCACCGGTTCATTCTACTCCAAGACAAAGGCTATG GTTGAGGAACTGCTCAAGAACTATGAGAACGTATGCACGCTCCGTGTAAGGATGCCTATCTCGTCGGATCTCTCAAACCCGAGAAACTTCATCACCAAGATAACTCGGTATGAGAAAGTTGTGGACATCCCAAACTCGATGACGATTCTCGATGAGCTTCTCCCTATCTCACTCGAGATGGCAAAGAGGAACCTAACGGGGATATGGAACTTTACTAATCCGGGGGTGGTGAGCCACAATGAGATACTAGAGATGTACAGAGAGTTTGTTGATCCGAGTTTCACTTGGAAGAACTTCACGTTGGAAGAACAGGCGAAAGTGATTGTAGCTCCGAGGAGTAATAATGAGCTTGATGCCACTAAGTTGAAAACAGAGTTTCCGGAGATGTTGTCTATAAAGGAATCTCTTGTCAAGTTTGTGTTCGAACCAAACAAGAAGACAGAGATCAAAGGTTGA
- the LOC106293857 gene encoding expansin-A7-like — MGPISSSWSFKKFFAIVFVVFVISGEFVAGYYRPSPWRYAHATFYGDETGSETMGGACGYGNLFNSGYGLNTAALSTTLFKDGYACGQCFQIMCVQSKHCYYGNPSTVVTATNLCPPNWYQDTNNGGWCNPPRTHFDMAKPAFMKLANWRAGIIPVSYRRVPCKRSGGMRFQFQGNAYWLLIFVMNVGGAGDIKSMAVKGSRTNWISMSHNWGASYQAFSSLYGQSLSFRITSYTTGETVYAWNVAPSNWNAGMTYKSYTNFR, encoded by the exons ATGGGTCCGATCTCAAGTTCTTGGAGCTTCAAAAAGTTCTTTGCAATAGTCTTTGTCGTTTTCGTCATCTCCGGTGAGTTTGTCGCCGGATATTACAGGCCGAGCCCGTGGAGATACGCTCATGCCACTTTCTATGGCGACGAGACCGGTAGTGAAACCATGG GTGGTGCATGTGGATACGGAAACCTGTTTAACAGTGGTTACGGCCTGAACACGGCGGCACTAAGCACGACGTTGTTCAAAGACGGTTACGCATGCGGCCAATGTTTCCAGATAATGTGTGTGCAGTCAAAACATTGTTATTATGGAAACCCATCGACGGTGGTCACAGCCACCAACCTCTGCCCTCCTAATTGGTACCAAGACACCAACAATGGTGGTTGGTGCAATCCTCCTAGAACCCATTTCGATATGGCTAAACCGGCTTTCATGAAACTCGCTAACTGGAGGGCTGGCATCATCCCTGTTTCATACCGCAG AGTCCCATGCAAAAGGAGTGGCGGTATGAGGTTTCAATTCCAAGGCAATGCGTATTGGCTTCTCATCTTTGTCATGAATGTCGGCGGCGCCGGAGACATCAAGAGCATGGCCGTGAAAGGTAGCAGGACGAATTGGATAAGCATGAGCCACAACTGGGGGGCCTCTTACCAAGCTTTTTCTTCTCTCTACGGTCAGTCTCTCTCTTTCCGGATCACTTCTTACACCACCGGTGAAACCGTCTATGCATGGAACGTTGCTCCGTCTAACTGGAACGCCGGTATGACTTACAAGAGTTACACCAATTTCCGCTGA
- the LOC106292640 gene encoding glyoxylate/hydroxypyruvate reductase HPR3 has protein sequence MGETSESPIVLVHRPPTLAYMDDHLSRNFRLLNAHLSPDPLPLFLSRHAASVTAFVNIGRLKIDAELLSHLPSLQLLVCTSVGTDHVDLAECKRRGIAVTNAGEAFSDDVADCAVGLLISVLRRIPAGDRYVRSGNWSKPGQFQLGIKVSGRRVGIIGLGSIGSRVAKRLEPFGCIISYNSRTQKQSIPYRYYSDVLSLAADNDVLVLCCSLTDQTMHVVNREVMESLGKEGVIINVGRGGLIDEEEMVKCLVEGVIGGAGLDVFEKEPQVPEELFVMDNVVLSPHAAVATPGALESVAEVAIANLKAFFKNQPLVSPVRLG, from the exons ATGGGGGAAACTTCAGAATCTCCGATCGTCCTCGTTCACCGCCCACCTACTCTAGCTTACATGGACGACCACCTCAGCCGCAACTTCCGTCTTCTCAACGCTCACCTTTCACCGGATCCACTACCCCTCTTCCTCTCCCGCCACGCCGCCTCCGTCACAGCCTTCGTCAACATCGGCAGGCTCAAGATCGACGCCGAGCTCCTCTCCCACCTCCCTTCTCTCCAGCTTCTCGTCTGCACCAGCGTCGGCACCGATCACGTCGACCTCGCCGAATGCAAGCGCCGCGGCATTGCCGTCACAAACGCTGGCGAAGCCTTCTCTGATGACGTAGCGGATTGCGCCGTCGGGTTATTGATTAGCGTCCTCCGTCGTATTCCGGCCGGAGACCGTTACGTCCGGTCTGGTAACTGGTCGAAACCAGGGCAATTCCAACTAGGGATTAAG GTAAGTGGTAGGCGAGTTGGGATCATTGGATTAGGAAGTATCGGGTCCCGTGTCGCCAAAAGACTCGAACCCTTTGGCTGCATCATCTCTTACAACTCGAGAACTCAGAAACAGAGCATCCCTTACCGTTACTACTCCGATGTTCTCTCCTTGGCAGCAGACAACGATGTCCTCGTGCTCTGCTGCTCTCTGACGGATCAAACGATGCACGTTGTGAACAGAGAAGTGATGGAGTCGCTTGGGAAGGAAGGGGTTATCATCAATGTGGGAAGGGGAGGGCTGATTGATGAGGAGGAGATGGTGAAGTGTCTGGTGGAAGGTGTGATTGGTGGTGCCGGTTTAGATGTGTTTGAGAAAGAACCGCAAGTTCCTGAGGAGTTGTTTGTTATGGACAATGTTGTCTTGTCTCCGCATGCTGCTGTGGCCACGCCAGGGGCTTTGGAAAGTGTTGCCGAGGTTGCGATAGCTAACTTGAAGGCGTTTTTCAAGAACCAGCCTTTGGTTTCCCCGGTTCGATTGGGTTGA